From Crassaminicella indica, one genomic window encodes:
- the tnpA gene encoding IS200/IS605 family transposase: MKLDTNNHSVFLLHYHLVLVIKYRREVINDDISNRLKDIFEKISPNYNITTQEWEHDKNYVHVLFKAHPNSELSKFINAYKSASSRLIKKEFPQIKKKLWKEYFWSRSYCLLTTGGSPIEVIKKYIQSQGKK, translated from the coding sequence ATGAAATTAGATACAAATAATCATTCAGTGTTCTTGTTGCATTATCATCTTGTATTAGTTATAAAATACAGAAGAGAAGTAATAAATGATGATATAAGCAATAGACTAAAAGATATATTTGAGAAAATAAGTCCAAATTATAATATAACTACCCAAGAATGGGAACATGACAAAAATTATGTTCATGTATTATTCAAAGCACATCCAAATAGTGAATTATCAAAATTTATAAATGCTTATAAAAGTGCGAGTAGTAGACTTATAAAAAAAGAGTTTCCTCAAATAAAGAAAAAATTATGGAAAGAATATTTTTGGTCAAGAAGTTACTGCTTACTTACAACAGGTGGTTCACCTATAGAAGTAATAAAGAAATATATTCAGAGTCAAGGTAAAAAGTAA
- a CDS encoding ParA family protein yields the protein MGKVIAIFNQKGGVGKTTTNVNLSACLAAKGKKILVVDIDPQGNTTSGFGIDKDHADYTTYDLLINNIEVNECIIKKHRENLSIIPSSVQLAGAEIEMTGMGDREKRLKKAIDQVKNQYDYIFIDCPPSLGLLTINALTAVDSVLIPIQCEYYALEGVSQLMNTIELVRESLNSKLEVQGVILSMFDGRTNLSIQVVDEVKKYFRGKVYTTLIPRNVRLAEAPSYGLSIIEYDPKSKGAEAYSEFAEEFLYLEEDLDEEVI from the coding sequence GTGGGAAAGGTAATTGCAATTTTTAATCAAAAGGGTGGAGTAGGAAAGACTACTACCAATGTAAATTTGAGTGCTTGTTTAGCGGCAAAAGGAAAGAAAATATTGGTTGTTGATATTGACCCTCAGGGAAATACCACTAGTGGTTTTGGAATAGACAAAGATCATGCAGATTATACAACATATGATCTTCTGATAAATAATATAGAAGTTAATGAATGTATTATTAAAAAACATCGAGAAAATCTGTCTATTATTCCTTCAAGTGTACAACTAGCAGGTGCTGAAATTGAAATGACAGGAATGGGAGATAGAGAAAAAAGATTAAAAAAAGCAATAGATCAAGTAAAGAATCAATATGATTATATTTTTATAGATTGCCCACCATCATTAGGACTATTAACAATTAATGCATTAACTGCTGTAGATAGTGTGCTTATTCCTATTCAATGTGAGTACTATGCGTTAGAAGGAGTAAGTCAATTAATGAATACTATTGAGCTTGTACGAGAAAGCTTAAATTCTAAATTAGAGGTTCAAGGGGTAATACTTAGTATGTTTGATGGAAGAACAAATCTTTCTATACAAGTAGTTGATGAGGTGAAAAAATATTTTAGAGGAAAAGTATATACTACTTTAATTCCTAGAAATGTTCGTTTAGCAGAAGCTCCTAGTTATGGATTATCTATTATTGAATATGACCCAAAATCTAAAGGAGCAGAAGCATATTCTGAATTTGCAGAAGAATTTTTATATCTAGAAGAAGATCTTGACGAGGAAGTGATATAA
- a CDS encoding DUF4184 family protein — protein sequence MPFTFSHPAIVIPIKNKLGKYFDFTALVLGSMAPDFEYFLRFKPMGTIGHTIGGFFYFNLPLCFIIAYIFHYIVKKPFIFNLPKPIDGWFYHIAVNSWSIKSVKGFFVFVYSAIIGMFSHVLWDGFTHDGGMFVNRIPLLRKYIYFINNQIPMYKFFQHGSTLIGFMIIFLYLYRNRNQYKGKNYHTSTKTKLFYYACILFITVVSSSYRIFWILGGFNLRYIGSYIVTLINGGLIGVIIASLIFRIYFLVKSKYDL from the coding sequence ATGCCCTTTACATTTTCACACCCAGCAATCGTTATTCCTATAAAAAATAAGCTTGGAAAATACTTTGATTTTACTGCTTTAGTTCTTGGTAGCATGGCCCCTGACTTTGAGTATTTTTTAAGATTTAAACCAATGGGAACTATTGGACATACTATAGGTGGATTTTTTTATTTTAATCTTCCTTTATGCTTTATTATTGCTTATATATTTCATTATATTGTAAAAAAACCTTTTATTTTTAATTTACCCAAACCTATAGATGGTTGGTTTTATCATATAGCTGTTAATTCATGGTCTATAAAATCTGTAAAAGGATTTTTTGTTTTTGTGTATTCAGCGATTATTGGTATGTTTTCTCATGTATTGTGGGATGGCTTTACGCATGATGGTGGAATGTTTGTAAATAGGATTCCTTTGTTGAGAAAATATATTTATTTTATAAATAATCAAATACCTATGTATAAGTTTTTTCAGCATGGCAGTACTTTAATAGGATTTATGATTATATTTTTATATCTTTATAGGAATCGAAATCAATACAAAGGGAAAAATTATCATACATCAACAAAAACAAAATTATTTTATTATGCATGTATTTTGTTTATAACAGTAGTGAGCAGTTCATATAGAATATTTTGGATATTAGGTGGGTTCAATTTGCGATATATTGGAAGCTATATTGTTACTTTAATCAATGGAGGATTGATTGGAGTGATTATTGCTTCTTTGATTTTTCGCATTTATTTTTTAGTAAAAAGTAAGTATGACTTATAA
- the ltrA gene encoding group II intron reverse transcriptase/maturase produces the protein MSTALRYSEYYGMQETFDWLYDRSKKRATNGLRLYEIITSRENILLAYRNIKANTGSKTKGTDGLTIADYKVKDEGTFVKEIRDTLKNYKPNSIRRVEIPKDNGKTRPLGIPTMRDRIIQQMFKQVLESICEARFHKHSYGFRPNRSTHHAMSRNQYLINIGKMHHVVDIDIKGFFDNVNHTKLLKQMYDIGIKDKRVLRIVSKMLKAPIEGIGIPTEGTPQGGILSPLLSNIVLNELDWWVSDQWETFETKYRYSRVDSKYLGLKKYSNLKEMFIVRYADDFKIYTRNHITANKIFHAIKNYLKNNLKLDISTEKSQITNLRKKSSDFLGFKIKVVKKRNKHVANTFVMEKKKEKIKSRLRDLILNIQKNPLTSTVNKYNIYIIGIKNYYKYATHINRDFSKIAYQISKTLFNRLKSIGKCEIPIKPNETYKKFNKNNFKTHKVAGLYLHPIADIQTKNVMNFSQNICNYTSQGRELIYKKLKPNVSTEIQRLMNNIYEYNTVELADNKLSKYSSQKGKCLVTGKFLCANEVEIHHIKPTELGGKDEFANLIAIHKDVHKLIHATLKETIDRYMNKLQLNVKQLKKVNKYRKECNLINLD, from the coding sequence ATGAGTACAGCATTACGATATAGCGAATATTACGGTATGCAAGAAACATTCGATTGGTTATATGATAGAAGTAAGAAAAGAGCCACTAACGGTCTTAGATTATATGAAATCATAACATCAAGAGAAAATATACTTCTTGCATATAGAAACATCAAGGCTAACACAGGAAGTAAAACTAAAGGTACTGATGGATTGACAATAGCAGATTATAAAGTCAAGGATGAAGGTACATTTGTGAAAGAAATAAGAGACACACTAAAGAATTACAAACCCAACTCGATTAGAAGGGTAGAAATCCCTAAAGATAACGGTAAAACAAGACCTTTAGGAATACCAACTATGAGAGATAGAATTATACAGCAAATGTTCAAACAAGTTCTTGAATCAATATGCGAAGCAAGATTCCACAAACATTCTTATGGATTTAGACCTAATAGGTCAACTCATCATGCTATGTCAAGAAATCAATACCTAATTAATATAGGGAAGATGCATCATGTAGTAGATATAGATATAAAAGGTTTCTTTGATAACGTAAATCATACAAAATTATTAAAACAGATGTATGATATAGGTATCAAAGATAAGAGAGTTCTTAGAATAGTTAGTAAAATGCTAAAAGCACCAATAGAAGGAATAGGGATACCAACTGAAGGTACTCCACAAGGAGGTATATTATCTCCTTTACTGTCTAATATTGTGTTAAATGAATTAGATTGGTGGGTTAGTGACCAATGGGAAACCTTTGAAACCAAATACAGATATTCAAGAGTAGACAGTAAATACTTGGGACTTAAAAAATATAGTAATCTAAAAGAAATGTTCATTGTAAGGTACGCTGATGATTTCAAAATTTACACTAGAAATCACATAACAGCAAATAAAATATTTCATGCAATTAAAAACTATTTAAAGAATAATTTGAAACTGGATATATCAACAGAAAAATCTCAAATAACAAATCTTAGAAAGAAAAGTTCAGATTTTCTAGGATTCAAGATTAAAGTAGTAAAAAAGAGAAACAAACATGTTGCTAATACATTCGTCATGGAAAAGAAAAAGGAGAAGATTAAATCAAGATTAAGAGATTTAATTTTAAATATACAAAAAAATCCTTTAACAAGTACAGTCAATAAATACAACATATATATTATAGGGATTAAAAACTACTACAAATATGCAACGCATATTAACAGAGATTTTAGTAAAATAGCCTATCAAATTTCCAAAACCCTATTCAATCGTCTAAAATCAATAGGTAAATGTGAAATTCCTATTAAACCCAACGAAACATACAAAAAGTTCAATAAAAATAACTTTAAAACACATAAGGTAGCAGGTTTATATCTCCATCCAATAGCAGACATACAGACTAAAAATGTGATGAATTTTTCACAAAATATATGTAACTATACATCTCAAGGTAGAGAATTAATATACAAGAAACTAAAACCTAATGTGTCTACTGAAATACAAAGGCTTATGAATAATATATACGAATATAATACGGTTGAATTAGCAGATAACAAACTCTCTAAATACTCATCACAGAAAGGAAAATGCTTGGTCACAGGTAAATTCTTATGTGCTAATGAAGTGGAGATACATCATATAAAGCCAACAGAATTAGGTGGAAAAGATGAATTTGCTAATCTCATAGCAATACACAAGGATGTTCACAAGTTAATACATGCAACACTAAAAGAGACGATTGATAGATATATGAACAAACTTCAATTGAACGTAAAACAGTTGAAGAAAGTAAACAAATATCGTAAAGAATGTAATTTGATTAATTTAGATTAA
- a CDS encoding RNA-guided endonuclease InsQ/TnpB family protein — translation MLTYSNSTSLQMSLRNLDTAFKNFFEGRADKPKFKSKRDNYKSYTSNFVNNNIEINKGKIKLPKLKWIKAKVHRYVEGRIINATVSKTPSGKYFVSICVEREVKPLEKVTENIGIDLGLSHFAIFSNGEKIENPKYLKKSLEKLVKEQRKLSRKQKGSNNFHKQRIKVAKLHEKVTNQRLDFIHKLSKRIISENQVIVLEDLAVKNMMKNDKLAQSISDVSWYKFVTILEYTKKPPLQREQVEGEFTRFINIF, via the coding sequence ATCCTTACCTATTCGAATAGCACCTCACTACAAATGTCACTAAGAAATCTTGATACTGCATTCAAAAATTTCTTTGAAGGTAGAGCAGATAAACCTAAATTCAAAAGTAAAAGAGATAACTATAAAAGTTATACAAGTAATTTTGTAAATAACAATATTGAGATAAATAAGGGAAAAATAAAGTTACCTAAATTAAAGTGGATAAAAGCAAAAGTTCATAGATACGTTGAAGGTAGAATAATAAATGCTACTGTTTCAAAAACTCCAAGTGGAAAATATTTTGTATCTATATGTGTCGAAAGAGAAGTGAAGCCTTTAGAGAAAGTAACTGAAAATATTGGAATAGATCTAGGATTAAGCCATTTTGCTATATTCTCTAATGGTGAAAAAATAGAAAATCCAAAATATCTAAAGAAATCATTAGAAAAACTGGTAAAAGAACAAAGAAAATTAAGCAGAAAACAAAAAGGCAGTAATAACTTTCACAAACAAAGAATAAAGGTTGCTAAATTACATGAAAAAGTAACTAATCAAAGATTGGATTTTATTCACAAATTATCTAAAAGAATTATAAGCGAAAACCAAGTTATAGTTCTTGAGGATTTAGCAGTCAAAAATATGATGAAAAATGATAAATTAGCACAAAGTATTTCAGATGTAAGTTGGTATAAATTTGTTACTATACTTGAATACACCAAGAAGCCCCCACTTCAGCGTGAGCAAGTGGAGGGAGAGTTCACTAGATTTATTAATATTTTCTAA
- a CDS encoding diacylglycerol/lipid kinase family protein yields MDILFIVNPVAGKGKCDFIIEKIKKNMDSLHIPYKIKLTTRKNEAEEIAKNAVIQGYKKIVAVGGDGTIYEVVNGIIGSDASLGVVPTGTGNDFVKTVGIPKDLEKALEIIIYGKTVHIDCGKVNDRHFVNVASVGLDAEIVRGTEDIKKYISGSWAYIGGLLKTIFSYKYKKVDMNIDGTKDHKNITLVAVANGKYYGGGMKIAPMADIKDGDFQVCVVDKISKLKLMMVFPKIFSGEHVGYDEVDIYRGKQIKIKSQELLSINLDGDIIGKSFNICFEMVPKCLKVLVPQDNFI; encoded by the coding sequence ATGGATATATTATTTATTGTAAACCCGGTAGCAGGGAAAGGTAAATGCGATTTTATTATAGAAAAAATCAAGAAAAATATGGACTCTTTGCATATACCTTATAAAATCAAATTAACTACTCGAAAAAATGAAGCGGAAGAAATAGCAAAAAATGCAGTAATACAAGGATATAAAAAAATTGTAGCAGTAGGTGGAGACGGAACAATTTATGAAGTTGTTAATGGAATAATAGGATCAGATGCTTCTCTTGGTGTAGTTCCAACTGGTACAGGAAATGATTTTGTTAAAACTGTAGGGATACCAAAGGATTTAGAGAAAGCGTTAGAAATTATTATTTATGGAAAAACAGTACATATTGATTGTGGAAAAGTTAATGATCGCCATTTTGTAAATGTTGCAAGTGTTGGATTAGATGCAGAAATTGTGAGGGGAACAGAAGATATTAAGAAATATATTTCAGGTTCGTGGGCTTATATTGGAGGATTGCTGAAGACAATCTTTTCTTATAAGTATAAAAAAGTAGATATGAATATTGATGGAACAAAGGACCATAAAAATATTACTCTAGTAGCAGTTGCAAATGGAAAATATTATGGTGGTGGAATGAAAATTGCTCCAATGGCAGATATAAAAGATGGAGATTTTCAAGTTTGTGTTGTTGATAAAATTTCAAAGTTAAAGCTTATGATGGTATTTCCTAAAATATTTTCAGGTGAACATGTGGGCTATGATGAGGTAGATATTTATAGAGGAAAGCAGATAAAAATAAAAAGTCAAGAACTGTTATCTATCAATTTAGATGGAGATATTATAGGAAAAAGCTTTAATATATGCTTTGAAATGGTTCCAAAATGCTTGAAAGTTCTTGTACCGCAGGATAATTTTATATAA
- a CDS encoding YkuS family protein, with product MPKIVAIQDHLKDIGKELEARGYEVVHENYDGYVDAILYDSDYGRLSYLGNFDSVIDMDKGAIVINIKNKRIDEIIYAIEKRTYESLF from the coding sequence ATGCCAAAGATAGTAGCTATACAGGATCATCTAAAGGATATAGGCAAAGAATTAGAAGCGAGAGGATATGAAGTGGTACATGAAAATTATGACGGATATGTAGATGCTATTCTTTATGATAGTGATTATGGTAGATTGAGCTATTTGGGCAATTTTGATAGTGTCATTGATATGGATAAAGGTGCGATAGTGATAAATATAAAAAATAAGCGTATTGATGAGATTATTTATGCTATAGAAAAAAGAACATATGAATCTTTATTTTAA
- the yyaC gene encoding spore protease YyaC → MNTAISSHTHSIDIHSPVAIYDFDKIFTEYLTNYFTSEYKALVIMCIGTDRATGDSLGPLIGYKLKKSLKNYKNIFIHGTLENPVHAKNLRASIDFVYKNYKNPFVIAIDACLGKFDRIGYITIGYGPLKPGAGVNKQLPSIGNMHITGIVNLSGFMEYIILQNTRLNLVMKMADTIADGIQYSLWKFLKRITKEQYELN, encoded by the coding sequence ATGAATACTGCTATTTCCTCACACACTCACTCAATCGATATACATTCCCCCGTAGCAATTTATGATTTTGATAAAATATTTACAGAATATCTAACCAATTATTTTACAAGCGAATACAAAGCATTAGTCATTATGTGTATTGGTACAGATCGTGCAACAGGCGATTCTTTAGGTCCTTTGATTGGTTACAAACTAAAAAAAAGCTTAAAAAATTATAAAAACATTTTTATACATGGAACTCTAGAAAATCCTGTTCACGCAAAAAATCTTCGTGCTTCTATTGACTTTGTTTATAAGAACTATAAAAATCCCTTTGTCATTGCTATTGATGCTTGTTTGGGAAAATTTGATAGAATTGGATATATCACAATAGGCTACGGTCCTTTAAAACCTGGAGCTGGTGTAAATAAACAACTTCCTTCTATAGGAAATATGCATATTACAGGCATTGTAAACTTAAGTGGATTTATGGAGTATATTATATTACAAAATACAAGACTAAATCTTGTAATGAAAATGGCTGATACTATTGCTGATGGCATTCAGTATAGCCTATGGAAATTTTTAAAAAGAATTACAAAGGAGCAGTATGAACTAAACTAG
- a CDS encoding MerR family transcriptional regulator gives MIEEVLYSKLVGKSEQTLRNWDKNGKLKSHYKSTNGYRYYAKEQMNNN, from the coding sequence TTGATTGAAGAAGTATTATACTCAAAATTAGTAGGAAAATCAGAACAAACATTAAGAAATTGGGATAAAAACGGTAAATTGAAATCACATTATAAGTCAACCAATGGATATAGATATTATGCAAAAGAACAGATGAACAATAATTAG
- a CDS encoding lysophospholipid acyltransferase family protein, which translates to MFRTIYIAFYFLVDQIFLIPKAWQIEKLEKQGKIKEMNNLLHTISYSWGRRIVHASGSKINISGLENIPEGPVVFISNHQGNFDIPILLGFIDKPKAFIAKIELSKIPVFSKWIRKIKCIFIDRNDPRQSLRAINDGVKILKEGHSMIIFPEGTRSKGPKMARFKKGSLRLATKAKVPIVPITIDGSYKIMEANGKLNIKPAEVKVTISKPIYTDNLTKEEESVLSDKVYEIIKSHLS; encoded by the coding sequence ATGTTTCGAACAATATACATTGCTTTTTATTTTCTAGTAGATCAAATCTTTTTAATCCCTAAAGCATGGCAGATTGAAAAGCTAGAAAAACAAGGAAAAATAAAAGAAATGAACAATCTATTGCATACCATTTCATATTCATGGGGAAGACGCATTGTCCATGCAAGTGGTTCAAAAATAAATATATCAGGACTTGAAAATATACCAGAAGGGCCTGTTGTATTCATCAGCAATCATCAAGGAAATTTTGATATTCCTATACTATTAGGCTTTATAGATAAACCAAAAGCTTTTATAGCAAAAATAGAGCTTTCTAAAATCCCTGTATTTAGTAAATGGATCAGAAAAATAAAATGTATATTTATCGATAGAAATGATCCTAGACAATCTCTAAGAGCGATTAATGATGGTGTCAAAATTTTAAAGGAAGGTCATTCCATGATCATATTCCCTGAAGGAACGAGAAGCAAAGGTCCTAAAATGGCAAGATTTAAAAAAGGAAGCTTGCGACTTGCTACAAAAGCAAAGGTTCCAATTGTTCCAATCACTATTGATGGCTCTTATAAAATAATGGAAGCTAACGGAAAACTTAATATAAAGCCAGCAGAAGTTAAAGTAACTATCTCTAAACCTATTTATACAGATAACCTTACAAAGGAAGAAGAAAGTGTTTTAAGTGATAAGGTATACGAAATTATTAAAAGTCATTTATCATAG
- a CDS encoding TMEM165/GDT1 family protein — translation MLRIIITSFWIVFIAELGDKTQLQTMMLATQSKSILGVFIGASCALVLSCLLGVFAGSYITKFIPANYLQIAAGFIFIVFGILTMFGKI, via the coding sequence ATGCTAAGAATTATTATCACTTCCTTTTGGATTGTATTCATTGCAGAATTAGGAGATAAAACACAACTTCAAACTATGATGTTAGCCACCCAATCAAAATCCATATTAGGTGTTTTTATTGGTGCATCCTGTGCTTTAGTACTAAGCTGTCTATTAGGTGTATTTGCTGGTTCTTATATTACCAAGTTTATACCAGCTAATTATTTACAAATAGCTGCTGGTTTTATTTTTATTGTTTTTGGCATATTGACTATGTTTGGTAAAATATGA
- a CDS encoding DUF4446 family protein, giving the protein MEHILKIIRENLEIIVFYSGVISMLLLIIICVQSAKISKLKKKYETLSNNIEGKSIEDIIYEYYKKIDNLDIRMNKMDTLVEKIQEKLLYSIQKVGMVQYNAFDDVGGSLSFSIALLDEQNNGFILTSIYSRSNNVIYGKPIKKGKSSHTLSAEEIQALDRAKNKSLDEYTKIAL; this is encoded by the coding sequence GTGGAGCATATATTGAAGATCATCAGAGAGAATTTAGAAATAATTGTTTTTTATAGTGGAGTTATTAGCATGTTATTATTGATTATTATATGTGTACAGAGTGCCAAAATATCAAAGCTGAAGAAAAAATATGAAACCTTATCAAATAATATTGAAGGGAAAAGTATAGAAGATATTATTTATGAATATTACAAAAAAATAGATAACTTAGATATTAGAATGAATAAAATGGATACGCTTGTAGAAAAAATACAAGAAAAACTTCTTTATAGTATTCAAAAGGTAGGAATGGTACAATACAATGCTTTTGATGATGTGGGTGGAAGCTTAAGCTTTTCTATTGCATTGTTAGATGAACAAAATAATGGTTTTATACTTACAAGTATATATAGTAGAAGCAACAATGTTATTTATGGAAAACCTATCAAGAAAGGAAAATCATCCCATACTCTTTCAGCAGAAGAAATACAAGCACTAGACAGAGCAAAAAATAAATCTTTAGATGAATACACAAAAATAGCATTATAG
- a CDS encoding aminotransferase class V-fold PLP-dependent enzyme: MVIYLDNAATTYPKPEMVYVAMDKCMREYGANPGRAGHQLALEAGRAIYKTRELICKLFNIDNPMQIIFTCNATDSLNLALKGILKQGDHIITTSMEHNSMIRPIVTLEKLGIEYTVIQCDKKGMIDTQDIEKAIKENTKMIATTHASNVAGTLMPIEEIGEIAEKNNIIYLVDAAQTAGVYNIDVEKMNIDLLAAPGHKGLLGPQGTGFLYIREGLDLQQMKEGGTGSKSELLTQPEIIPDRYESGTPNTPGIVGLGAGIEFILKEGIEKIRKHEEELTAYMISELQKIDNVRIYGPLDAKKQAAVISINIEDEDSSEISYILDKVFHIAVRSGLHCAPMAHKTMGTFEQGTVRFSLGYFNTKEDVEKAVEALKKICDELKNR; this comes from the coding sequence ATGGTGATATATTTAGATAATGCTGCAACAACTTATCCTAAGCCAGAAATGGTATATGTAGCTATGGATAAATGTATGAGAGAATATGGGGCAAATCCAGGAAGGGCTGGACATCAATTAGCTTTAGAAGCAGGTAGAGCAATTTATAAAACAAGGGAACTGATCTGTAAATTATTTAATATAGATAATCCTATGCAGATTATTTTCACATGTAATGCTACAGATTCATTAAACTTGGCATTAAAGGGAATATTAAAACAAGGAGACCATATTATCACAACAAGCATGGAGCATAATTCTATGATTAGACCTATTGTTACTCTTGAAAAATTAGGTATTGAATACACAGTGATTCAATGTGATAAAAAAGGGATGATTGATACTCAAGATATAGAAAAGGCAATAAAAGAGAATACAAAAATGATTGCTACGACTCATGCATCTAATGTAGCTGGAACATTAATGCCAATAGAGGAAATAGGTGAAATTGCAGAGAAAAATAATATAATATATTTAGTAGATGCTGCTCAGACAGCAGGTGTATATAATATAGATGTGGAGAAGATGAATATAGACTTACTTGCAGCTCCAGGACATAAAGGACTTTTAGGACCTCAAGGAACAGGTTTTCTCTATATAAGAGAAGGATTGGATCTTCAGCAAATGAAAGAAGGCGGAACAGGAAGCAAATCGGAACTTCTTACTCAACCAGAGATTATTCCAGATAGATATGAAAGTGGTACACCAAATACACCAGGAATTGTAGGTTTAGGAGCAGGAATTGAATTTATTTTAAAAGAAGGAATAGAAAAAATACGCAAGCATGAAGAAGAATTAACAGCATATATGATTTCAGAACTACAAAAAATTGATAATGTACGTATATATGGTCCACTTGATGCAAAAAAACAAGCAGCGGTAATATCAATCAATATTGAAGATGAAGATTCATCGGAAATAAGCTATATATTAGATAAAGTATTTCATATAGCTGTTCGTTCAGGACTTCATTGTGCACCTATGGCTCATAAAACTATGGGAACATTTGAGCAAGGTACAGTAAGGTTTAGCTTGGGGTATTTTAATACAAAAGAAGATGTAGAAAAAGCAGTAGAAGCTTTAAAGAAAATTTGTGACGAATTAAAAAATAGATAG
- a CDS encoding ParB/RepB/Spo0J family partition protein, which translates to MVKKRSGLGKGLSALIPERNTDIEKNREIKGDIQNINIHEINPNRNQPRKSFDQEKLDALAKSIKNYGVIQPIVVRTIKEGYEIVAGERRWKACRQAGLKEIPCIIKELNEKERMEIALIENLQREDLNPIEEALAYKMLIEDYQLTQEEISSSIGKSRPYIANMIRLLKLSEEVRKMLMNNLLSSGHARALLRIEDSNLQKQIGEKIIANNLSVRETESLVTKLINDKGEKKKKQKTKDTTLMFIEDTLQTRLGTKVNIIKGKKKGKIEIEYYSDEELERLVELLQGS; encoded by the coding sequence TTGGTAAAAAAAAGAAGTGGTTTAGGTAAAGGACTTAGTGCTCTTATTCCTGAACGAAATACTGATATAGAAAAAAATAGAGAAATTAAAGGTGATATACAAAATATTAATATTCATGAAATTAATCCAAATAGAAATCAACCAAGAAAAAGCTTTGATCAAGAAAAGCTTGATGCTCTAGCTAAATCTATTAAAAATTACGGTGTAATTCAGCCTATTGTAGTAAGGACTATTAAAGAGGGATATGAAATTGTAGCAGGTGAAAGAAGATGGAAAGCTTGTAGACAAGCAGGACTTAAAGAAATACCATGTATTATAAAAGAGTTGAATGAAAAGGAACGTATGGAAATTGCACTTATTGAAAATTTACAAAGAGAAGATTTGAATCCTATTGAAGAAGCTTTAGCATATAAGATGTTAATAGAAGATTACCAATTAACTCAAGAGGAAATATCATCTAGTATTGGGAAAAGTAGACCTTATATTGCCAATATGATAAGGCTTCTTAAGCTTTCTGAAGAAGTAAGAAAGATGTTGATGAATAATTTGCTATCAAGTGGTCATGCTAGAGCTTTATTGAGAATTGAAGATAGTAATCTGCAAAAACAAATAGGTGAAAAAATTATTGCAAATAATTTATCTGTTAGAGAAACAGAAAGCTTAGTTACAAAGCTTATAAACGATAAAGGGGAAAAGAAAAAAAAGCAAAAAACAAAGGACACTACTTTAATGTTTATAGAAGATACATTACAAACTAGATTAGGAACAAAGGTAAACATTATAAAAGGCAAGAAAAAAGGTAAAATAGAAATAGAGTACTATAGTGATGAGGAATTAGAAAGATTAGTAGAATTGCTTCAAGGAAGTTAA
- a CDS encoding helix-turn-helix domain-containing protein, producing MKINKAYKFRIYPNKNQIEIIEKTFGCSRFVYNYFLNQRNEVYKNEKRCMKYTQQQNQLPSMKKEFVWLEEIDVRNVSL from the coding sequence GTGAAAATCAATAAAGCATACAAATTTAGAATATATCCAAATAAAAATCAGATAGAAATTATTGAAAAGACTTTCGGTTGTTCAAGATTTGTATATAACTATTTCTTAAATCAAAGAAATGAAGTATATAAAAATGAAAAAAGATGTATGAAATATACTCAGCAGCAAAATCAATTACCAAGCATGAAAAAAGAATTTGTATGGCTTGAAGAAATTGACGTGCGAAATGTTTCTCTATAA